Proteins encoded within one genomic window of Humulus lupulus chromosome 1, drHumLupu1.1, whole genome shotgun sequence:
- the LOC133823666 gene encoding anthranilate phosphoribosyltransferase, chloroplastic-like: LLNGVDDTLISAFLVLLRAKGETFEEIVGLARAMIKHSLEVEGLLDAVDIVGTGGDEANTVNISIGASILVAACGAKIAKQGNRSSSSACGSADVLEELGIFIDLEPEGVSSCVKEAGIGFMMAPTYHPTMKVVCSVRKKLKVKTVFNILGPMLNPSRVPYAIVGVYVEDLVSFLSDFYNFKLYFYLFC; encoded by the exons TTGCTGAATGGTGTCGATGACACTTTGATTAGTGCTTTTCTGGTGTTACTGAGAGCCAAAGGAGAGACTTTTGAGGAA ATTGTGGGGCTTGCGAGGGCGATGATCAAGCATAGTTTAGAAGTAGAGGGCTTACTTGATGCAGTGGACATTGTTGGAACAGGTGGTGATGAAGCAAACACAGTTAACATTTCGATTGGAGCTTCAATACTTGTTGCAGCTTGTGGTGCCAAAATTGCAAAG cAAGGAAATCGTTCAAGTTCTTCGGCATGTGGAAGTGCCGATGTATTAGAAGAGTTGGGGATATTTATCGACCTGGAACCTGAG GGAGTTTCAAGCTGTGTGAAAGAAGCAGGCATTGGATTTATGATGGCTCCAACATATCATCCAACAATGAAGGTTGTCTGCTCAGTTAGGAAAAAGCTTAAAGTAAAAACTGTATTTAATATATTGGGCCCTATGTTAAACCCATCAAGAGTACCATATGCTATTGTGGGTGTCTATGTAGAAGATTTGGTAAGTTTTTTGTcagatttttataattttaaactttaCTTCTACCTGTTTTGTTGA